A single region of the Bdellovibrio bacteriovorus genome encodes:
- the serS gene encoding serine--tRNA ligase, whose translation MIDIKLLEKKAENGTSYFDEYKQGLINRGASTDVLEQIMELNKKRKEMITQAETAKANQNKLSGEIGKLKREGKDASAVLAEVDTLKTQVKELEAKAAEADQQVYNLALIIPNKPNASVPVGSSEKENKVLKTWGEPPKFSFKAKEHWELGESLNIIDFERAGKTTGTRFAFLKGAAAQMERALIQFMMDMHSTRHGYTEMIPPFMVNSNSLLGTGNFPKFKEDVFHLEGSDLYLIPTAEVPVTNYFNNEILDEKDLPSSFCAYSPCFRSEAGSAGRDTKGLIRQHQFDKVELMTFCHPDKSYEVHEALTSHAEQVLMDLELPFRRMLLCTGDMGFGSAKTHDLEVWLPGQNTYREISSCSNFEDFQARRANIRFRSAGGKPQFVHTLNGSALAVGRTLVAILENNQREDGSVAIPKALQPYMGGRKEIR comes from the coding sequence ATGATTGATATTAAACTTCTTGAGAAAAAAGCTGAAAATGGGACTTCTTATTTTGATGAGTATAAGCAGGGGTTGATCAATCGTGGGGCTTCGACGGATGTGCTTGAGCAGATCATGGAGCTTAATAAAAAACGTAAAGAGATGATCACTCAGGCTGAAACAGCGAAAGCGAATCAGAATAAATTGAGTGGTGAGATTGGTAAGCTAAAGCGTGAAGGTAAAGATGCTTCTGCGGTTCTTGCGGAAGTTGATACTTTGAAAACTCAAGTGAAAGAGCTTGAGGCAAAAGCGGCCGAGGCGGACCAACAAGTTTATAACTTGGCTTTGATTATTCCTAATAAACCTAATGCCTCTGTGCCAGTGGGCTCTTCTGAAAAAGAAAACAAAGTTTTAAAAACTTGGGGTGAGCCTCCGAAATTTTCTTTTAAAGCTAAAGAACACTGGGAATTGGGCGAATCTTTAAACATCATTGATTTTGAGCGCGCAGGTAAAACTACCGGAACTCGCTTTGCCTTCCTTAAAGGGGCGGCAGCACAAATGGAACGTGCTTTGATTCAATTCATGATGGATATGCACTCAACTCGGCATGGTTATACCGAGATGATTCCGCCGTTCATGGTGAACAGTAACAGTTTGCTCGGTACTGGGAACTTCCCGAAATTTAAAGAAGACGTTTTCCACTTGGAAGGCTCTGATCTTTATTTGATTCCGACGGCGGAAGTTCCAGTGACGAATTACTTTAATAACGAAATTCTGGATGAAAAAGATCTTCCTTCTAGCTTCTGTGCTTACTCTCCTTGCTTCCGTTCCGAGGCAGGCAGTGCTGGCCGTGATACGAAGGGTTTGATTCGTCAGCATCAGTTCGACAAAGTGGAACTGATGACGTTCTGTCATCCTGATAAGTCTTACGAAGTGCACGAGGCTTTAACGTCTCACGCGGAACAAGTGTTGATGGATCTTGAGCTTCCATTCCGCCGTATGCTTCTTTGTACCGGCGACATGGGTTTTGGATCCGCGAAGACTCACGACCTTGAAGTTTGGTTGCCTGGTCAAAACACGTACCGCGAGATCAGCTCATGTTCTAACTTCGAAGACTTCCAAGCTCGTCGCGCCAACATCCGCTTCCGTTCTGCAGGTGGAAAACCTCAATTCGTTCACACATTGAACGGATCTGCCTTGGCCGTAGGCAGAACACTGGTTGCAATCCTTGAAAACAACCAACGTGAAGATGGCTCCGTCGCGATTCCGAAAGCACTTCAGCCCTACATGGGCGGTCGCAAAGAAATCCGCTAA
- a CDS encoding DedA family protein: MGTLIDIILHLDQHLVEWMALFGPWIYVIMFLIIFCETGLVVTPFLPGDSLLFALGALTTVEGGLNLWILLGSLTIAGILGDTVNYHIGKYLGPKVFESDSRFFKKQYLLQTQEFYAKWGAFTIVAARFAPIVRTFAPFVAGIGSMNYRKFVSYNIIGAIAWVFIFILAGHFFGNLPVVKRNFHIVIFGVIGVSLIPVVWPMVNGYLKKLKGANH, translated from the coding sequence ATGGGAACACTCATCGATATTATTTTGCACTTAGATCAGCATCTTGTGGAATGGATGGCTTTGTTTGGTCCTTGGATCTATGTGATCATGTTCCTGATTATCTTCTGTGAGACGGGATTGGTTGTAACTCCTTTCTTGCCTGGGGACTCTTTGTTGTTCGCGCTTGGCGCACTGACGACGGTAGAGGGCGGCTTGAATCTTTGGATTTTGCTGGGGAGTTTAACTATTGCGGGAATTCTTGGCGATACCGTGAATTATCATATCGGCAAATATTTAGGACCGAAGGTTTTTGAATCAGACAGCCGCTTCTTTAAAAAACAATATCTACTGCAAACTCAAGAGTTTTACGCGAAGTGGGGAGCATTCACTATTGTGGCCGCTCGTTTTGCACCGATTGTAAGAACATTTGCACCGTTTGTAGCGGGCATCGGTTCAATGAATTATCGTAAGTTCGTTTCATACAACATTATTGGTGCGATCGCTTGGGTCTTTATCTTTATTCTGGCGGGTCACTTCTTTGGAAATCTTCCCGTTGTAAAAAGAAATTTCCACATCGTGATCTTCGGAGTTATTGGCGTCTCTTTGATTCCGGTAGTGTGGCCGATGGTTAATGGCTACTTGAAAAAACTAAAAGGCGCCAATCACTAG
- the prfA gene encoding peptide chain release factor 1, giving the protein MFSKLNEVESRYEEVNMALQRPDIASNQTQYRALMKELGNLEKIVLVYRDFKKKTENLKASKELLTAEQDAEMREMIREEVKELEAALPELEHQLKILLIPKDPNDDKNIILEIRAGAGGDEAALFADELFRGYAHYASTQGWKVEMLSYSEGNAGGAKEIIASITGESVFSKLKYESGVHRVQRVPKTEAAGRIHTSTVTVAVIPEVEVNEIKIPMTDVRIETMRSQGAGGQSVNRTESAVRIVHLPTGIDVKCQEGKSQSSNRERAFQILYAKLQQIEDEKARKEASDTRLEQIGTGDRSERIRTYNFPQTRITDHRIGLTIHQLDQVMNGSFEYLIDPLVANFQAEALKKQTSAQ; this is encoded by the coding sequence ATGTTCTCGAAGTTGAATGAGGTGGAATCTCGTTATGAAGAAGTCAATATGGCTCTTCAAAGACCCGATATTGCTTCCAATCAAACTCAATATCGCGCACTGATGAAAGAACTTGGCAATCTAGAGAAGATTGTTCTTGTTTACCGAGACTTCAAAAAGAAAACGGAAAACTTAAAGGCCAGCAAAGAGCTTTTGACTGCGGAACAAGACGCCGAAATGCGCGAAATGATCCGTGAAGAAGTGAAAGAGCTTGAAGCCGCTTTGCCAGAACTTGAGCACCAGCTTAAAATTCTTCTGATTCCGAAAGATCCTAACGATGATAAGAATATCATCCTTGAGATCCGTGCCGGTGCCGGTGGTGACGAAGCCGCTCTTTTTGCTGACGAACTTTTCCGTGGTTACGCTCACTATGCTTCTACTCAAGGCTGGAAAGTCGAAATGCTTTCTTATTCTGAAGGGAACGCCGGGGGAGCCAAAGAGATCATCGCTTCCATCACGGGCGAGTCTGTTTTCAGTAAGTTGAAATACGAATCAGGCGTTCACCGCGTTCAACGTGTTCCTAAAACAGAAGCTGCGGGTCGTATTCATACGTCGACAGTCACCGTGGCGGTCATCCCTGAGGTAGAAGTGAACGAGATCAAGATCCCAATGACAGACGTGCGTATTGAGACCATGCGTTCTCAAGGTGCCGGCGGTCAGTCAGTCAATAGAACTGAGTCTGCGGTTCGTATCGTGCATCTTCCAACGGGCATCGATGTAAAGTGCCAAGAGGGTAAATCACAGTCTTCCAACCGTGAGCGCGCCTTCCAGATTCTTTACGCGAAACTTCAACAAATCGAAGATGAAAAGGCTCGTAAAGAGGCTTCGGACACTCGTTTGGAGCAAATTGGGACAGGCGACCGTTCAGAGCGTATTCGCACTTACAACTTCCCGCAAACGCGTATCACTGATCACCGTATCGGCCTAACCATCCATCAATTGGACCAGGTTATGAATGGTTCTTTCGAGTATCTGATTGATCCATTGGTAGCGAACTTCCAAGCAGAAGCCCTCAAGAAACAAACCTCCGCTCAATAA
- a CDS encoding alpha/beta fold hydrolase, translating into MEFFKAKDQARIFFRDMGEGAPVILIHGWPLNADMFEYQTLDLLKKGFRVITYDRRGFGRSEQTASGNDYNTYADDLDSLINHLKLEKVSLVGFSMGGGEIARYLGRYGSSKISSAILLGAVTPYLLQDDSNPDGVEPKVFAQMISQIEEDRPAFFAQFTKMFFGVNVVKHPVSDETQQWCFNMATMASLKATLDCVTAFGHTDFRKDMKAFDIPTLIIHGTDDKIVPLKTSGEAAAKLVPQAIFKKYDGAPHGLFITHKQQLNSEISKFLDQNKGSVISKRIRTDETIDKTGSAISRGH; encoded by the coding sequence ATGGAATTCTTTAAGGCAAAAGATCAAGCCCGCATTTTTTTCCGCGACATGGGCGAAGGTGCGCCCGTGATTTTGATTCACGGATGGCCGCTGAACGCCGACATGTTCGAATATCAAACTCTAGATCTCTTAAAGAAAGGATTTAGAGTTATTACCTATGACCGCCGTGGGTTCGGTCGATCCGAACAAACCGCAAGCGGAAATGACTACAACACTTATGCGGATGATCTGGATTCTTTAATCAACCACTTAAAACTCGAAAAAGTATCCCTTGTCGGTTTTTCAATGGGCGGAGGAGAAATCGCGAGATATTTAGGTCGTTACGGCTCTTCCAAAATCTCTAGTGCCATTCTTTTAGGAGCGGTGACTCCTTATCTTTTGCAAGACGATAGCAATCCCGACGGAGTGGAGCCGAAAGTCTTCGCACAAATGATTTCGCAAATTGAAGAGGATCGCCCCGCATTCTTTGCCCAGTTTACGAAAATGTTCTTCGGCGTGAACGTGGTAAAACATCCTGTCTCGGATGAAACTCAACAATGGTGTTTTAACATGGCGACGATGGCTTCGCTGAAAGCGACTTTAGATTGCGTCACGGCATTCGGCCACACTGACTTTCGTAAAGACATGAAGGCGTTTGATATTCCAACACTTATTATTCACGGTACTGACGATAAGATCGTTCCTTTGAAAACCTCAGGTGAGGCGGCCGCTAAGCTAGTACCCCAAGCGATTTTCAAAAAGTATGATGGAGCTCCCCACGGACTATTCATCACTCACAAACAACAACTGAATTCAGAAATTTCGAAGTTTCTTGATCAGAACAAAGGATCCGTAATTTCAAAACGCATACGAACTGACGAAACGATTGATAAAACCGGTTCTGCGATCAGTAGAGGTCATTAA
- a CDS encoding type B 50S ribosomal protein L31 — protein sequence MKQNLHPKVNTVVFKDISCDFSFLGTSTLHSNETVKWEDGKEYPLIKVEISSASHPFFTGKQRVMDTEGRIDRFKKRYGKK from the coding sequence ATGAAACAAAACCTACATCCAAAAGTAAATACAGTTGTATTTAAAGATATCTCTTGCGACTTCTCGTTCTTGGGAACATCTACTCTTCACTCTAACGAAACAGTTAAATGGGAAGACGGCAAAGAATATCCATTGATCAAAGTTGAGATCTCTTCTGCATCTCACCCATTCTTCACTGGAAAACAACGTGTGATGGATACTGAAGGTCGTATCGATCGTTTCAAAAAACGTTACGGCAAGAAATAA
- a CDS encoding tetratricopeptide repeat protein — translation MSRIQVTWVVKTRNGQVKGPYSTEAILRMIGEGVFSGQEMISKLPDGQWTLISKEPAFYDKLLEALEGIVDVDPKKAQKMEAETVIVQPPRPSAKTNTQIPTPTPDSFANIKIDKPKQQVDIYETPAYVPPAAKISSVSNAGSGKSDSVIELSNVDNMEGGELRKNLKLPFIILIAVVVIGGALLFWDAGPDDGSKIHLLAPGKSANTLSDQAVKEKLNEALFAMEQDTFDSYVSAQNKLVSLVEGAPMNIEVRALLCVVYKELWPFAVQDAQDIKTVATATQSTRALNVVSPFGQVCEAVKLMTSGRYKEAKGVVEATLESSEPFSLLPVLYAFKAELLDGERDFNNAMPYYEKAAQLWDKWLGPQVALGKVFFEQGDFTSSSAILTNVIKKNPKHREAKILLGIVEYRGFKKSDTAYSYLSTALDAKGKVSQLVEADGYSVLSEIFVLRGEKKKALEAAQKGFALNPNNTELRQLVIRLGGSDKVKGDKGRNNELLYLGDQYVRQGDFLAAQAEFKAAFEVDPKNGTAAMKAAKCLWQLNQSFEAIEWLNKAIKAEPKLVSAYVLQADYMSQRFDFVGATQILTNAIRIAPNNYEVLRGLALLEFRKNNMVGTVNYALRAVKAYDGDIETHILLSKANALLARSIIPLNKKEIERKENAAKDAIRYATKAVEIDATNPEAQITYAKMLAQTNGVDSGINYLNELIKRFSYTLDYRVALAEVYKSEDRYSQSKEIYERVVEADPKNKKAWLGLGESEKALGLNDKALKAFLSAAVLDPTDGEALFQAGKLYLETSRFEEAIQQFKRVQRLNPNYPRTHYYIGKAAFSSGDFTTALEASKSEKKLNPNVADSYILAAEVYTARKQFAECAAEYSQAMKLRPQGADIYVKSATCYRQSGSLEVAEDMLALASSRESGFAEIYREQGAIYELKGDARSAAQAYNKYLGLSPNAPDRVEIENKLSRLGN, via the coding sequence ATGTCGCGTATACAAGTCACTTGGGTCGTAAAAACACGGAATGGTCAGGTTAAGGGACCGTATTCTACTGAAGCCATTCTTCGCATGATTGGTGAGGGTGTTTTTTCGGGTCAAGAGATGATCTCGAAGTTGCCTGATGGCCAGTGGACTTTGATTTCGAAAGAGCCTGCATTTTACGACAAACTTCTTGAAGCTCTGGAAGGCATCGTTGATGTCGATCCAAAAAAAGCTCAGAAGATGGAAGCTGAAACTGTCATTGTGCAGCCTCCCCGTCCTTCAGCGAAAACGAATACACAAATTCCAACTCCGACTCCGGATAGTTTTGCGAATATTAAAATCGATAAGCCAAAGCAGCAGGTGGATATCTATGAAACTCCGGCTTATGTGCCACCGGCAGCGAAAATCTCTTCGGTTTCAAACGCAGGCTCTGGAAAATCTGATTCTGTTATTGAATTGTCCAATGTCGATAACATGGAAGGCGGCGAGCTTCGTAAAAACTTAAAGCTGCCATTTATTATTCTTATCGCAGTCGTTGTGATTGGTGGGGCTTTATTATTCTGGGATGCCGGTCCCGATGATGGATCTAAAATTCATTTGTTAGCTCCGGGTAAGTCGGCAAATACGTTGTCTGATCAAGCTGTGAAAGAAAAATTAAACGAAGCTCTTTTCGCAATGGAGCAAGACACTTTTGATTCTTACGTGTCGGCTCAAAATAAACTTGTCAGCCTTGTTGAAGGTGCGCCGATGAATATCGAAGTGCGCGCTCTTCTTTGCGTCGTTTATAAAGAGCTTTGGCCTTTTGCCGTTCAAGATGCGCAAGACATTAAGACAGTGGCCACAGCGACTCAATCAACACGTGCTTTAAATGTTGTCAGTCCGTTTGGACAAGTCTGTGAAGCCGTAAAGCTGATGACTTCTGGAAGATACAAAGAAGCCAAAGGTGTTGTCGAAGCGACCCTTGAAAGCAGCGAGCCGTTCTCTTTGCTTCCTGTATTGTATGCGTTCAAAGCGGAGCTGCTTGATGGCGAACGAGACTTTAACAATGCCATGCCCTACTATGAAAAAGCCGCCCAACTTTGGGATAAATGGTTAGGTCCCCAAGTGGCGTTGGGCAAAGTTTTCTTTGAGCAAGGCGACTTCACTTCGTCGTCAGCGATCTTAACTAACGTAATTAAGAAAAATCCTAAACATCGTGAAGCTAAAATCCTGTTAGGGATTGTTGAGTATCGCGGTTTTAAAAAATCAGATACAGCGTACAGCTATTTAAGTACGGCATTAGATGCGAAGGGGAAAGTTTCTCAGCTTGTCGAAGCTGATGGTTATTCCGTTCTTTCAGAAATCTTCGTTCTTCGCGGAGAAAAGAAAAAAGCCCTAGAAGCGGCTCAAAAAGGTTTTGCGCTAAATCCTAATAATACGGAACTTCGTCAACTCGTAATCCGCCTAGGTGGATCTGATAAAGTGAAGGGCGATAAAGGCCGTAACAATGAGCTTCTTTATTTAGGTGACCAATACGTGCGTCAAGGGGACTTCTTAGCGGCTCAAGCCGAGTTCAAAGCGGCTTTTGAAGTAGATCCTAAGAATGGAACTGCGGCAATGAAAGCGGCAAAATGTTTGTGGCAATTAAATCAAAGCTTCGAGGCGATTGAGTGGCTGAATAAAGCCATCAAAGCAGAGCCGAAGCTTGTGTCCGCTTACGTTTTACAGGCGGACTATATGTCGCAAAGATTTGATTTCGTTGGCGCCACTCAGATTCTAACAAATGCCATTCGAATCGCCCCTAATAACTATGAAGTTTTGCGTGGTTTAGCTCTTTTAGAGTTTAGAAAAAACAATATGGTTGGCACCGTGAACTATGCCCTTCGCGCCGTGAAAGCTTACGACGGCGATATCGAAACGCACATCTTGTTATCTAAAGCGAATGCTTTGCTAGCTCGTTCGATTATTCCTTTGAACAAAAAAGAAATTGAACGAAAAGAAAATGCTGCCAAAGATGCCATTCGCTATGCCACGAAAGCGGTTGAGATCGATGCGACCAACCCTGAGGCGCAGATCACTTATGCTAAAATGCTGGCGCAAACCAACGGTGTGGATTCAGGGATTAATTACCTGAATGAGTTGATCAAACGATTCTCTTATACTTTGGATTATCGCGTGGCCTTAGCCGAAGTTTATAAATCGGAAGACCGCTACAGTCAGTCCAAAGAGATTTATGAGCGTGTGGTTGAAGCCGATCCTAAGAATAAAAAAGCATGGCTAGGGCTTGGCGAAAGTGAAAAGGCTTTGGGTCTTAATGACAAAGCTTTGAAAGCTTTTTTAAGCGCGGCCGTTCTTGATCCAACGGATGGTGAAGCCTTGTTCCAAGCCGGGAAACTTTATTTGGAAACAAGTCGTTTTGAAGAAGCCATTCAGCAGTTTAAGCGGGTTCAACGTTTAAATCCGAACTATCCAAGAACGCACTATTATATTGGTAAAGCAGCCTTTTCTTCAGGTGATTTTACGACGGCACTTGAGGCTTCGAAATCTGAAAAGAAACTAAATCCTAACGTCGCTGATTCATATATCCTGGCGGCGGAAGTTTATACAGCTCGCAAACAGTTTGCGGAATGTGCGGCAGAATACTCTCAAGCCATGAAGCTTCGTCCTCAAGGTGCGGATATTTATGTGAAGTCCGCGACCTGCTATCGTCAGTCGGGCTCATTGGAAGTTGCTGAAGACATGTTGGCTTTGGCTTCTAGCCGCGAAAGCGGATTTGCAGAAATTTATCGTGAGCAAGGGGCGATCTACGAACTTAAAGGGGATGCTCGCTCTGCGGCGCAGGCTTATAATAAATATTTAGGCCTCTCGCCAAATGCCCCAGATCGTGTTGAAATAGAAAACAAACTTTCACGGCTCGGCAACTAA
- the murA gene encoding UDP-N-acetylglucosamine 1-carboxyvinyltransferase, which translates to MDKMVVVGNGPLQGTVSASGAKNAALPILFSTLLAEGEHVFSNMPKLKDIESTAALLESLGCETRWDGDKFIVKVSRIQSYEASYDLVRKMRASFLCMGPLLAKYGEAVVSQPGGCAIGSRPIDLHLEGFKALGAEITQKEGYVHAASKRLQGANFLFETVTVGGTENVMMAAALAQGRTVLENAAKEPEIVDLAEYLIKMGAKITGHGTSVIVIDGVDKLHPAEHSIMPDRIEAGTLLIAGAITHGQVTVEKCVPAHLETLILKMREAGFKVDTTKDSMTVFKTDSWNAVDITTAPHPLFATDLQAQFMALMTVARGTSVITETVFENRFMHVQELIRLGADITPKTRVAVVRGKPGQLTGAPVMATDLRASASLVLAGLVASGETVVNRIYHLDRGYEKLEDKLSSLGAKIRRID; encoded by the coding sequence ATGGATAAAATGGTCGTCGTGGGCAATGGCCCTCTTCAAGGTACAGTATCTGCGAGTGGCGCAAAAAATGCGGCACTTCCAATTCTTTTCTCAACTCTTCTAGCTGAAGGCGAACACGTATTTTCGAACATGCCAAAGCTTAAGGATATCGAGTCGACAGCAGCTTTGCTTGAAAGCTTGGGCTGTGAAACTCGTTGGGATGGCGATAAGTTCATCGTCAAAGTGAGCCGCATCCAGTCTTATGAAGCGAGTTATGATCTTGTTCGTAAGATGCGCGCAAGCTTCCTATGTATGGGTCCACTTCTTGCGAAGTACGGTGAAGCCGTGGTTTCTCAACCTGGTGGTTGTGCGATCGGAAGCCGTCCTATCGATCTTCACTTAGAAGGTTTCAAAGCCTTGGGTGCAGAGATCACGCAAAAAGAAGGTTACGTTCACGCCGCTTCAAAGCGCTTACAAGGTGCTAACTTCTTATTTGAAACAGTGACTGTGGGCGGAACTGAAAACGTGATGATGGCCGCTGCTTTAGCTCAAGGGCGCACGGTTCTTGAAAATGCTGCGAAAGAGCCCGAGATCGTAGATCTTGCGGAATATCTTATTAAGATGGGCGCAAAGATCACGGGCCACGGAACAAGTGTTATCGTTATTGATGGTGTAGATAAATTGCATCCTGCCGAGCACTCCATCATGCCTGACCGTATTGAGGCTGGAACACTTTTGATCGCGGGTGCTATCACTCATGGTCAAGTGACTGTTGAAAAGTGTGTTCCTGCGCATTTGGAAACTTTGATTCTAAAAATGCGTGAGGCGGGTTTCAAAGTCGACACGACAAAAGATTCCATGACAGTCTTTAAAACAGATTCTTGGAATGCTGTTGATATCACAACGGCTCCACACCCACTTTTTGCGACAGACCTTCAAGCTCAATTCATGGCTTTGATGACTGTGGCGCGTGGAACAAGTGTTATCACTGAAACTGTTTTTGAAAACCGTTTCATGCACGTTCAAGAGTTAATTCGTTTGGGTGCTGATATCACTCCTAAGACACGTGTTGCCGTTGTTCGTGGTAAACCAGGTCAACTGACAGGCGCACCAGTGATGGCGACAGATCTTCGTGCAAGTGCTTCTTTGGTTCTTGCGGGCCTAGTGGCTAGCGGAGAAACTGTGGTAAACCGTATCTATCACTTGGATCGCGGTTACGAAAAACTGGAAGACAAGCTTTCTTCTCTCGGCGCTAAGATCCGCCGTATCGACTAA
- a CDS encoding polysaccharide deacetylase family protein, which translates to MQQLLFVFLLVFSSSSFAAKISITMDDFNVHEETLLTAPERNKKLLSVLKKHRAKAAMFVACKHLKTDRDQNLLRDWATAGHMVGSHTVNHKKFDAKVLVEDEINDIQACHERLKGEAGYVKIFRFPMLAEGDTVEKRDAVREWLKKNDYRFGHVTIDASDWYIDQRLRQKLQADPKFDLNKFKDFYLQHMWERAQYYNDLSKKVMGREVTHTLLVHYNLLNALFLDDLITMFKRQGWKVVDAKKAFQDPVFGILPNSMPSGQSVLWGLAKESGKFENILRYPGENDTYEKEKMDALGL; encoded by the coding sequence ATGCAACAATTGTTATTTGTTTTCCTTTTAGTTTTTTCGTCTTCTTCTTTTGCCGCAAAGATCAGTATCACTATGGACGACTTCAATGTTCATGAAGAAACTTTGCTCACGGCACCTGAAAGAAATAAGAAGCTGCTATCGGTTTTAAAAAAGCATCGCGCGAAGGCCGCGATGTTCGTGGCCTGCAAACACTTAAAAACAGATCGAGATCAAAATCTTCTTCGAGATTGGGCGACCGCAGGCCATATGGTTGGCAGCCACACGGTAAATCATAAAAAATTTGACGCCAAAGTTTTGGTCGAAGATGAAATCAACGATATTCAGGCTTGTCATGAGCGACTTAAAGGCGAAGCTGGTTACGTTAAAATATTCCGCTTCCCGATGCTTGCCGAAGGAGACACCGTCGAAAAGCGCGATGCGGTTCGAGAGTGGCTTAAGAAAAACGACTATCGCTTCGGTCACGTCACGATTGATGCTTCCGACTGGTACATCGATCAGCGCTTGCGTCAGAAGCTTCAAGCAGACCCGAAATTTGACCTTAATAAATTTAAAGACTTTTATCTTCAACACATGTGGGAGCGGGCACAGTACTACAACGACCTTTCAAAGAAGGTCATGGGTCGAGAGGTTACACATACTCTTCTTGTTCACTACAATCTTTTGAATGCGCTTTTTTTGGATGACTTGATAACTATGTTTAAGCGTCAGGGCTGGAAAGTCGTCGATGCTAAAAAAGCCTTTCAAGATCCTGTGTTTGGGATTCTTCCCAACAGCATGCCTTCAGGGCAAAGTGTATTGTGGGGATTAGCTAAGGAAAGCGGCAAGTTTGAAAACATCCTTCGTTATCCTGGCGAAAACGATACATATGAAAAAGAAAAGATGGATGCTTTAGGATTATAG
- the prmC gene encoding peptide chain release factor N(5)-glutamine methyltransferase: MKLKEILDKTTAFFKDKKIETARLDAELLLAHGLKLERIQLYLKFDQPMKDDELVILRELVRRRASGEPVAYILGYRDFFKYRFEVSPAVLIPRPETEHIIEEVLSWNSDKEAALGFMDLGCGSGCIGLTLLKEYPQAKLLAVDLSEKALEVASRNAEALGVADRVKFLHADAAQEDMLMSTYMGFVGKNKVDALVSNPPYIAHQDNQVEENVKKFEPNSALYADDNGLALLKNWSRIYGNHLSPSGLMLMEMGMSQGAAMKEHFDSLKIFNEINVVKDLASHDRVIRGVTHG; encoded by the coding sequence ATGAAGCTCAAAGAGATTCTTGATAAAACCACCGCCTTTTTTAAGGACAAGAAAATCGAGACCGCCCGTCTTGATGCCGAGCTTTTACTTGCGCACGGTTTGAAACTTGAGCGCATTCAGCTTTACCTTAAATTCGATCAACCCATGAAAGATGATGAGCTTGTGATCTTGCGAGAGCTTGTTCGTCGTCGCGCTTCGGGCGAACCGGTGGCGTACATTCTTGGTTATCGCGATTTCTTTAAATATCGTTTTGAAGTTTCACCAGCGGTTTTAATTCCTCGCCCCGAAACCGAGCACATCATTGAAGAAGTTCTTTCTTGGAATTCTGATAAAGAGGCCGCACTGGGCTTTATGGATTTGGGTTGCGGTTCAGGTTGCATTGGCCTGACTTTGTTAAAAGAATATCCTCAAGCCAAACTTCTAGCTGTGGATCTTTCCGAAAAAGCTTTGGAAGTCGCTTCAAGAAATGCGGAAGCTCTAGGCGTTGCTGATCGCGTGAAGTTTCTGCACGCAGATGCCGCACAAGAAGATATGCTTATGTCGACTTACATGGGCTTTGTTGGAAAAAACAAAGTCGACGCGTTGGTCTCAAACCCTCCATACATTGCGCATCAAGATAATCAGGTGGAAGAAAACGTTAAAAAGTTTGAACCTAATTCGGCTCTTTATGCGGATGATAATGGTTTAGCTCTTTTGAAAAACTGGTCGCGAATCTATGGAAATCACTTAAGTCCTTCCGGACTGATGTTGATGGAAATGGGAATGTCACAAGGTGCGGCGATGAAAGAGCACTTCGATAGCTTAAAAATATTTAACGAAATCAATGTCGTCAAAGACCTCGCAAGTCATGATAGAGTCATTCGTGGAGTAACACATGGATAA